A genome region from Triticum aestivum cultivar Chinese Spring chromosome 2B, IWGSC CS RefSeq v2.1, whole genome shotgun sequence includes the following:
- the LOC123043700 gene encoding peroxidase 1-like encodes MAASPSCISLVVLVALATVASAQLSPTFYSASCPGALAAIKSGVTAAVSSDPRMGASLLRLHFHDCFVQGCDASVLLSGNEQNAGPNAGPNAGPNAGPTRQ; translated from the exons ATGGCCGCCTCTCCCTCTTGCATTTCTCTTGTGGTGCTCGTGGCTCTGGCCACGGTGGCGTCTGCGCAGCTGTCCCCGACGTTCTACAGCGCGTCGTGCCCCGGGGCGCTGGCCGCCATCAAGAGCGGCGTGACGGCCGCCGTGAGCAGCGACCCCCGCATGGGCGCGTCGCTGCTCAGGCTGCACTTCCACGACTGCTTTGTCCAG GGCTGCGACGCCTCTGTTCTTCTGTCAGGCAACGAGCAGAACGCGGGCCCGAACGCGGGCCCGAACGCGGGCCCGAACGCGGGCCCGACACGTCAATGA